Proteins from a genomic interval of Cognatishimia sp. WU-CL00825:
- a CDS encoding response regulator transcription factor, whose protein sequence is MRILIADDHDMVRETLSAYLENEGDAQVETAHSLASALELAKKSGPFDLILLDYDMPGMFGLEGLKQALEAQVARGVAILSGNAPHSVAQDAIDNGAIGFLPKTMTAKSLVHAVQFMVAGETFFPVSHLSDQAEENPLAKQLSKREFEVLNGLCRGLSNKEIARELELQEVTIKLHVRTLCRKLEAKNRTQAAMIAKEARLF, encoded by the coding sequence ATGCGAATACTGATAGCTGATGATCATGATATGGTGCGAGAAACCCTATCAGCCTATTTGGAAAATGAAGGTGATGCGCAGGTTGAAACCGCGCATTCGTTGGCAAGTGCTTTAGAGCTTGCCAAAAAGTCCGGGCCATTTGATCTGATATTGTTAGATTATGATATGCCGGGCATGTTCGGGCTAGAGGGGCTTAAGCAAGCACTCGAGGCGCAGGTTGCGCGGGGTGTCGCGATCTTGTCGGGCAATGCACCGCACTCGGTAGCGCAAGATGCTATCGACAATGGGGCCATTGGGTTTTTACCTAAAACGATGACCGCCAAAAGCCTTGTGCATGCGGTGCAATTCATGGTCGCCGGTGAAACGTTTTTCCCGGTGTCTCACCTCAGCGATCAAGCAGAAGAAAATCCTTTGGCCAAACAGCTGAGTAAACGCGAATTCGAAGTTCTGAATGGTCTTTGCCGTGGCTTGTCCAATAAAGAAATTGCGCGTGAGTTAGAATTGCAGGAAGTGACCATCAAGTTACACGTGCGTACGCTTTGCCGAAAACTCGAGGCCAAAAATCGCACGCAAGCGGCAATGATCGCCAAAGAAGCCCGACTTTTTTAG
- a CDS encoding extensin family protein: MWLRAGVIVFALIGSVVHANAPAISLRPVARIDIYPVALPTFAPAVSLRPVIRPRSVHRAKQPRIDRVFKSKAQSANNIGRICRDRDLQGVVVGRVPAKLRGCGIDNAVKLFSVSGVRLSMPVVMECGTAKSLKTWVEGGLAKAVGGTGGGVSKLQVAAGYACRTRNSRPGAKISEHGKGRAIDISAIYLENGDRISVLNDWGRGKNGRMLKKMHQSACGPFGTVLGPESDRHHKDHFHFDVARHRSGPYCR; encoded by the coding sequence ATGTGGTTGCGCGCAGGTGTCATTGTGTTTGCTTTGATCGGAAGCGTTGTGCATGCAAACGCCCCTGCGATTTCCTTGCGACCTGTGGCCCGCATCGACATCTATCCGGTCGCTTTGCCAACATTTGCCCCTGCGGTGTCGCTGCGCCCGGTGATTAGGCCGCGTTCTGTTCACCGGGCAAAACAGCCCAGAATAGATCGGGTTTTTAAATCAAAGGCACAATCGGCCAACAATATTGGACGCATTTGCCGCGACCGCGATTTGCAAGGCGTTGTCGTTGGACGGGTCCCCGCTAAATTGCGCGGATGTGGCATTGATAACGCCGTCAAACTCTTCTCGGTTTCAGGCGTGCGTCTTAGTATGCCTGTTGTTATGGAGTGTGGTACCGCAAAATCATTGAAAACATGGGTCGAGGGTGGTCTTGCCAAAGCGGTGGGCGGAACAGGTGGTGGCGTGTCAAAATTGCAAGTTGCGGCTGGTTATGCCTGCAGGACACGCAACAGCAGGCCGGGGGCCAAAATTTCGGAACACGGCAAAGGCCGGGCGATCGACATTTCGGCAATTTATCTTGAAAACGGTGACCGTATTTCTGTTCTAAACGATTGGGGGCGGGGCAAAAACGGTCGTATGCTTAAGAAAATGCACCAATCCGCCTGTGGCCCATTTGGAACAGTTTTGGGCCCTGAAAGTGATCGTCATCACAAAGATCATTTTCATTTCGACGTCGCGCGGCACAGAAGCGGCCCCTATTGTCGTTAG
- a CDS encoding oxidoreductase, with translation MNFRIVLSCLIFFLSAAIANAEMLSRATGQILLTVSGNISAKNTVDSAVFDMKMLQNMPRTKIETTTIWTDGKQTFSGVSLHEFVDRLDMKGSSVIASAINDYHVEIPLSDAIAGGPIIAFSRNGAPMLRRDKGPLWIIYPFDSKLEYKSETIYSRSIWQLDRIEVVD, from the coding sequence ATGAATTTCCGCATCGTCTTATCTTGTCTCATTTTTTTCCTATCTGCGGCTATTGCGAACGCCGAGATGCTTTCTAGAGCAACAGGGCAAATCTTACTCACAGTTTCCGGTAACATTTCTGCCAAAAATACAGTCGATAGCGCGGTTTTCGACATGAAAATGCTGCAAAACATGCCGCGTACTAAGATAGAAACAACGACGATTTGGACCGACGGCAAACAAACCTTTTCAGGCGTATCGCTGCACGAGTTTGTTGATCGACTGGACATGAAAGGCTCTTCAGTTATAGCGAGTGCCATAAATGACTACCACGTGGAAATACCCCTAAGTGATGCAATAGCCGGTGGCCCGATTATTGCATTTTCACGCAACGGTGCCCCCATGTTGCGGCGTGACAAGGGGCCGCTTTGGATCATCTATCCCTTTGACTCTAAGCTAGAGTACAAGTCAGAAACCATTTATTCGCGTAGTATCTGGCAACTGGACCGGATAGAAGTTGTCGACTAA
- the gap gene encoding type I glyceraldehyde-3-phosphate dehydrogenase, giving the protein MTVTVGINGFGRIGRCTLMHIAEAAREDVKVVKINATGPIETAAHLVRYDSIHGRFANDVIVQNGTMDVGQGPMRMYSTYDTDELDWTGVDVVLECTGKFNDGTKAAKHRERGAKKVLISAPAKNVQRTVVFGVNDNLLTANDNMISNGSCTTNCLAPLAKVLHESIGIENGLMTTIHSYTGDQPTLDRRHADLYRARSAAMAMIPTSTGAAKALGEVLPELKGKLDGTSMRVPTPNVSAVDLTFVASKDVTVQDVNEIVREAAATKMKGVLGYDPEAKVSIDFNHTTESSIFAPDQTKVIGGRTVRVLAWYDNEWGFSARMADVAARMGQLI; this is encoded by the coding sequence ATGACCGTGACAGTAGGCATCAATGGTTTTGGCCGTATCGGGCGCTGCACACTTATGCACATTGCCGAAGCCGCGCGCGAAGACGTCAAAGTGGTCAAAATCAACGCCACAGGCCCTATTGAAACCGCCGCTCACCTCGTGCGCTATGACTCGATCCATGGTCGCTTTGCCAATGACGTCATCGTGCAAAACGGCACAATGGACGTCGGCCAAGGCCCGATGCGGATGTATTCCACTTATGATACCGACGAACTGGATTGGACGGGCGTAGATGTGGTTCTGGAATGCACAGGCAAGTTCAACGATGGCACTAAAGCCGCCAAGCATCGCGAACGTGGTGCGAAGAAAGTTCTTATTTCGGCACCGGCCAAAAATGTACAGCGCACCGTTGTATTTGGCGTAAATGACAATCTGTTGACAGCCAATGACAACATGATTTCCAACGGCTCTTGCACTACAAATTGCTTGGCACCACTGGCCAAAGTGCTGCACGAAAGCATCGGGATCGAAAATGGTCTCATGACCACGATCCACAGCTATACCGGAGACCAGCCAACGCTTGATCGCCGCCACGCCGACCTTTACCGCGCCCGTTCAGCGGCCATGGCGATGATCCCAACCTCTACAGGCGCAGCAAAAGCGCTCGGAGAAGTGCTTCCGGAACTCAAAGGCAAACTGGACGGCACATCCATGCGCGTTCCAACCCCAAATGTCTCTGCGGTTGACCTTACATTTGTCGCCTCCAAAGACGTAACGGTTCAAGATGTGAACGAGATCGTGCGGGAAGCAGCTGCAACAAAAATGAAGGGCGTTTTGGGCTACGATCCTGAAGCCAAAGTCTCGATTGACTTCAATCACACCACGGAAAGCTCTATTTTTGCCCCAGACCAGACAAAGGTTATCGGCGGACGCACCGTGCGCGTTTTGGCTTGGTATGACAACGAATGGGGCTTCTCTGCGCGCATGGCCGATGTCGCTGCACGCATGGGTCAATTGATCTAA
- a CDS encoding Hint domain-containing protein, whose amino-acid sequence MGTGFLGTFVISWSQTEIDGLKAAPISAVQQGAVWTWNGETVRVDGPTDVLRLERGEGETMLRRKAARMVRKLVGAAMTNATRLDEVVVEEGSPDSSFVVTDGQNSYTVTLIEVHDGAPLLMFVDSIPPAQTDLWVVHHTLGESPQDPLDPEAARVICFTPGTLIETPNGALPIQQLREGDLVQTKDNGAQEIQWIGSRKMTGARLFALPKLRPIRIKPGALGANWPMQELIVSPEHRVLVRGEVARALFNTPEVLVSARQLENGHSIGVDYRLREVTYVHLLLPRHEILFANGIETESFHPANTALSSLGTEDRSRLLALNPDLAIRPFSYGDHARRQLTSSEAAIFKHEAA is encoded by the coding sequence ATGGGAACGGGCTTTTTGGGCACGTTCGTCATCTCTTGGTCGCAAACAGAAATAGATGGCTTAAAAGCCGCACCAATAAGCGCTGTACAACAAGGCGCGGTGTGGACTTGGAATGGTGAAACCGTTCGCGTTGATGGGCCTACAGATGTGTTGCGACTTGAGCGCGGCGAAGGCGAAACGATGTTGCGGCGCAAAGCGGCGCGCATGGTGCGCAAGCTCGTTGGCGCAGCGATGACGAATGCGACACGGCTAGATGAGGTGGTTGTTGAAGAGGGCAGCCCTGATAGTAGTTTTGTCGTCACAGACGGGCAGAACAGTTATACTGTGACCTTGATCGAGGTGCATGATGGTGCACCGCTTTTGATGTTTGTGGACAGCATTCCTCCCGCACAAACCGACCTATGGGTGGTGCATCATACGCTTGGGGAAAGCCCCCAAGATCCGCTCGATCCAGAAGCTGCACGGGTCATTTGTTTCACCCCTGGCACGTTGATTGAAACTCCAAATGGTGCTTTGCCAATCCAACAGTTGCGCGAAGGTGATCTGGTGCAGACCAAAGACAATGGCGCGCAAGAAATTCAATGGATTGGATCGCGGAAAATGACCGGGGCCCGTTTGTTTGCTTTGCCAAAACTGCGCCCCATTCGTATCAAGCCCGGTGCCTTAGGGGCCAATTGGCCCATGCAAGAATTGATCGTTTCACCGGAACATCGTGTTTTGGTGCGCGGCGAGGTGGCACGCGCATTGTTCAACACACCCGAAGTTCTGGTTTCGGCGCGGCAACTTGAAAACGGCCATAGCATAGGTGTCGATTATAGGCTTCGGGAAGTGACCTATGTGCATTTGCTTTTGCCTAGGCATGAAATTCTTTTTGCCAATGGTATTGAAACAGAGAGCTTTCACCCTGCGAATACAGCTTTGTCCTCGCTTGGCACAGAGGATCGCAGCAGATTGCTTGCTTTGAATCCCGACCTGGCGATACGTCCCTTTAGTTACGGCGACCATGCACGCCGGCAACTGACTTCCTCCGAAGCCGCTATTTTCAAACATGAAGCCGCCTAA
- a CDS encoding glyceraldehyde-3-phosphate dehydrogenase, which yields MTNRIAVFLGLAITIALIADQIFLEGSGSLLAGRKFAELIEWLAFWR from the coding sequence ATGACCAATCGCATTGCCGTATTCTTAGGACTGGCCATCACCATCGCGCTGATTGCCGACCAGATTTTTCTGGAGGGATCCGGAAGTTTGCTTGCTGGTCGCAAATTCGCCGAGCTAATCGAATGGCTCGCTTTCTGGCGCTAG
- a CDS encoding lipid A-modifier LpxR family protein yields the protein MRFLRFLAVAGLAFALLSPLKGANAQTQVGYGRLIVNDFLGDGHDRWRSGSIAASHIFGTPWGGALPTRPGENIELRILGQIIAPENLVSPGVGDRPYVGALSLGVHTHFKPKMIDYSLGADVVILGPQTGLADLQSWLHQGFGLAGPSASVLANQVGNDVKLAAVAEAGQVFNIGANSQIRPFAEARFGLETLLRVGFDLSIGANMANDLWVRDPVSGQRYRTMRRAESGLSMHSAQMSALSKRVNFYLPHQV from the coding sequence ATGCGCTTTTTAAGATTTCTTGCGGTCGCGGGCCTGGCATTCGCCTTGTTATCGCCCCTCAAGGGTGCCAACGCACAAACGCAAGTTGGATATGGCCGGTTGATCGTAAATGATTTTTTGGGGGATGGGCATGATCGTTGGCGCAGTGGGTCCATTGCCGCTAGCCATATTTTTGGCACGCCTTGGGGCGGTGCATTGCCTACCAGGCCTGGCGAGAACATCGAGTTGCGTATTCTTGGTCAAATCATAGCGCCTGAAAACCTTGTCTCGCCGGGTGTTGGTGATCGACCCTATGTTGGGGCGCTGTCACTGGGTGTTCATACCCATTTCAAACCCAAGATGATTGACTACTCACTTGGGGCCGACGTTGTCATTCTTGGTCCGCAAACCGGTTTGGCAGATCTGCAATCCTGGTTGCATCAGGGATTTGGCCTTGCGGGTCCCTCTGCGAGCGTGCTGGCCAATCAAGTAGGCAATGACGTCAAGCTCGCCGCGGTTGCCGAAGCCGGGCAGGTCTTTAACATTGGGGCAAACAGTCAGATACGACCTTTTGCAGAAGCGCGCTTTGGTCTGGAAACTTTGCTGCGCGTTGGCTTTGACTTGTCGATTGGGGCAAACATGGCGAACGATTTGTGGGTGCGTGACCCCGTCAGTGGTCAACGATATCGTACGATGAGACGCGCCGAAAGTGGCCTGTCTATGCATTCGGCGCAGATGTCGGCTTTGTCGAAAAGAGTGAATTTCTACCTGCCTCATCAGGTGTGA
- the hisC gene encoding histidinol-phosphate transaminase, whose translation MSRISPQPGIMEIALYEGGQSTIEGVSDFVKLSSNENPYGPSDAAKEAFRKLGMNLHRYPGTDHAQLRGAIADIHGLNAEQIICGVGSDEVLQFISQAFAGPGDEVIYTEHGFSMYPILAHACGATPVKVPERERVVDVDAVLNACTERTRIVFIANPANPTSTMIGSNEVTRLADGLPEGALLVLDGAYAEYVEGFDGGAAMVQARDNVIMTRTFSKIHGLGGLRIGWGYAPKPIIEILNRIRQPFNLSEVQLGVAEAAMRDTEFVKKCLVDNTRMRAWLAKALAEIGVPSDTSCTNFILARFASEEEATACDAYLKSQGVIVRKVAGYGLPNCLRITVGDEAGCRRVAHAVKSFKEAAE comes from the coding sequence ATGAGCCGCATTTCACCGCAACCTGGTATTATGGAGATCGCTTTATACGAAGGCGGTCAATCCACGATCGAGGGGGTTTCGGACTTTGTTAAGCTGTCGTCAAATGAAAACCCATATGGGCCAAGTGACGCTGCAAAAGAAGCGTTTCGCAAACTTGGCATGAATTTGCATCGCTATCCTGGGACTGATCACGCCCAGTTGCGTGGCGCAATCGCGGATATTCACGGGTTGAATGCCGAGCAAATTATCTGTGGTGTCGGGTCTGACGAAGTGCTGCAATTCATCTCTCAGGCCTTTGCGGGTCCTGGTGATGAAGTAATCTATACCGAGCACGGGTTTTCCATGTACCCGATCCTTGCACACGCCTGCGGCGCCACGCCCGTCAAAGTGCCAGAGCGGGAGCGGGTTGTTGATGTTGATGCAGTGTTGAATGCCTGCACTGAACGCACGCGCATCGTGTTTATTGCCAACCCAGCCAACCCGACCAGCACCATGATTGGCTCAAACGAAGTGACGCGATTGGCAGATGGCCTCCCCGAAGGCGCACTGCTTGTGCTTGACGGTGCTTATGCAGAGTACGTCGAAGGTTTTGACGGCGGAGCAGCCATGGTGCAAGCCCGCGACAATGTGATTATGACGCGTACTTTCTCAAAGATTCACGGCCTAGGTGGTTTGCGCATTGGGTGGGGCTATGCGCCCAAGCCGATCATCGAAATCTTGAACCGAATTCGACAGCCTTTCAATCTTTCCGAGGTGCAGCTTGGGGTGGCAGAAGCCGCCATGCGAGACACAGAATTTGTTAAGAAATGTCTTGTGGACAATACGCGTATGCGGGCGTGGCTTGCAAAGGCTCTGGCCGAAATCGGCGTGCCGTCTGACACGTCTTGCACAAATTTCATCTTGGCACGATTTGCTTCGGAAGAGGAAGCGACAGCTTGCGATGCTTATCTTAAAAGCCAGGGTGTTATCGTGCGCAAGGTCGCTGGATATGGACTTCCAAATTGCTTGCGAATTACAGTGGGTGACGAAGCTGGGTGTCGCCGGGTTGCCCACGCAGTGAAGAGTTTCAAGGAAGCCGCCGAATGA
- a CDS encoding response regulator: protein MYTRSGIRTGFFVVILAIVLFQITVLALTVFRQIENLSTARSDNVLWTFSQSEVDFRRFTTTLANAKSNPGAAQEIREDFDIFFSRIVTLRDSSSYAANRQQPEFTQNLFPILEFLDQSIAIIDAPDEVLDVGLDDIFAQAMRIEPNVRQLALTGLGTSSQDSDMQRADMRNLLLRLTLVTVLLILGLIALVIFLRRLYQRSQTISDDNRRARAWLQSMVETSLDGIVVADGAGNIVELNETAKRIFQLDHVDTAHFHMSALILGARGDGAFDRPENSGLTQAGRTQTFGRRPDGSQFPIEIALSSTRTIERDKVYVAYIRDISDRLAAEKELLLARDKAQAGEKAKANLLAVMSHEIRTPLSGILGTAQLLHKTELTQKQAALLDAMQTSGDLLMHHVNDILDLSKLDANATSLVLGPIELRPLMQNLVDSQRANAENSGNTIDLSVSDTVPNSVIGDANKIQQAMLNLIGNAIKFTTNGTIAVEVDHFGQADLIEFRVIDSGVGILECELDNIFDDFFVIDTTYASQQQGSGLGLGITRRLVEKMSGQIGAESIKNEGSLFWLRLPLPICLASDLADEGKKQAQEKPISLSILLVEDNDINRLITGEMLQNEGHDVSLASSGHSGISKAAQSKYDLILMDIRMPGMDGIAAAQEIRSGTGASQASPIIALTAQTLPSEIARIKKAGMDEVLTKPITSDALNTVLSQIAQSDSPLEDARNPKYDATKTLRLDILSDVVRNIGMESTKHHHVSLRAQVAALLSAKSVDAPTPTNMQPQIHSLCGASAILGLCEFHNQLSKAENRELSPAHPDWQHWVVQTRSIWNVTDHALERFLEGKSGETQTSSKQ, encoded by the coding sequence ATGTACACGCGAAGCGGAATTAGAACCGGTTTCTTTGTTGTAATACTCGCCATCGTACTGTTCCAAATCACCGTTTTGGCCCTCACGGTTTTCCGGCAAATCGAAAACCTGTCCACCGCGCGCTCTGATAATGTTTTATGGACATTTTCTCAGTCGGAGGTGGATTTCAGAAGATTTACCACCACGCTGGCCAACGCAAAATCGAATCCTGGCGCAGCACAAGAAATTCGCGAGGATTTTGACATCTTTTTTAGCCGAATTGTCACACTCCGCGACAGCAGCTCCTATGCCGCCAATCGACAACAACCGGAATTTACGCAAAACCTCTTTCCAATTTTAGAGTTTCTCGATCAATCCATCGCGATTATTGACGCCCCGGACGAAGTTTTAGACGTAGGGCTTGACGACATATTTGCCCAAGCAATGCGGATTGAGCCAAATGTACGACAACTGGCGCTCACAGGTCTTGGCACCTCGTCTCAGGATTCTGATATGCAACGCGCTGACATGCGCAACTTATTGCTGCGCCTGACCCTTGTGACGGTATTGCTTATTTTGGGGTTGATTGCTCTGGTTATCTTTCTGCGACGCCTTTATCAGCGCAGCCAAACCATAAGCGACGATAATCGCCGTGCGCGCGCTTGGCTCCAATCCATGGTGGAAACTTCGTTGGATGGTATCGTGGTCGCCGATGGTGCCGGCAATATTGTAGAACTCAATGAAACCGCCAAGCGAATTTTCCAATTAGACCACGTTGACACAGCCCACTTTCATATGAGCGCACTAATCTTGGGGGCCCGAGGTGATGGCGCGTTTGATCGCCCAGAAAATTCCGGATTGACACAAGCAGGCCGAACCCAAACCTTTGGCCGGCGCCCTGACGGAAGCCAGTTTCCAATCGAGATTGCCCTTTCAAGCACCCGAACTATAGAACGCGATAAAGTCTATGTTGCCTACATCCGAGACATCTCTGACAGGCTCGCTGCTGAAAAAGAGTTACTTCTTGCAAGAGACAAAGCCCAGGCTGGTGAAAAAGCCAAAGCAAACCTTTTGGCGGTAATGAGCCATGAGATCAGAACCCCGCTGAGTGGGATTCTCGGAACCGCACAATTGCTGCACAAAACGGAACTGACGCAAAAACAAGCTGCATTATTGGACGCCATGCAAACATCTGGCGATTTGCTGATGCACCATGTCAACGACATCCTGGACCTTTCAAAACTAGACGCAAACGCAACCAGTCTGGTGCTAGGGCCAATTGAATTACGGCCCCTAATGCAAAATCTGGTAGATAGTCAGCGCGCAAACGCAGAAAATTCCGGTAATACCATTGACTTGTCAGTATCGGACACGGTGCCAAACAGCGTCATCGGGGACGCAAATAAGATCCAACAAGCCATGCTAAACCTGATTGGCAACGCAATTAAATTCACAACAAACGGCACCATCGCTGTCGAGGTGGACCATTTTGGTCAGGCTGATCTAATCGAATTTCGTGTCATCGATAGCGGGGTTGGCATTCTTGAATGCGAACTAGACAACATTTTTGACGATTTTTTCGTTATCGACACCACTTATGCCAGTCAACAACAGGGGTCAGGTTTGGGCCTAGGGATCACCCGGCGGTTGGTTGAAAAGATGTCGGGGCAAATTGGGGCTGAGAGCATAAAAAACGAGGGCAGCCTTTTTTGGCTTCGGTTACCTTTACCAATTTGCCTCGCGTCGGATTTGGCTGACGAAGGCAAAAAACAGGCCCAAGAAAAGCCAATATCACTGTCTATCTTGCTGGTCGAAGACAACGACATCAACCGCCTTATCACAGGCGAAATGCTACAAAACGAGGGGCATGATGTCTCGCTGGCGTCTTCTGGACACAGCGGAATAAGCAAAGCCGCGCAATCCAAATATGATCTAATACTGATGGATATCAGAATGCCTGGAATGGATGGCATTGCCGCTGCACAGGAAATTCGCTCAGGCACTGGCGCATCGCAAGCCAGCCCAATAATCGCGCTGACCGCTCAAACCCTCCCCTCTGAGATTGCCCGCATAAAAAAGGCTGGCATGGATGAGGTATTAACCAAACCGATCACTAGCGATGCGCTTAATACTGTTTTAAGCCAAATTGCGCAGTCTGACAGTCCGCTAGAAGACGCAAGGAATCCAAAATACGACGCGACCAAAACTTTGAGACTGGATATTTTAAGTGACGTCGTGCGGAATATCGGAATGGAAAGCACAAAGCATCATCACGTTTCCCTGCGCGCGCAGGTCGCAGCTTTGCTTTCTGCTAAATCAGTCGATGCTCCGACCCCAACAAATATGCAACCCCAAATCCATTCTTTGTGCGGGGCTTCAGCGATCTTAGGTCTATGTGAATTTCACAACCAGCTAAGCAAGGCCGAAAACCGAGAACTTTCGCCTGCACATCCAGATTGGCAACACTGGGTCGTTCAAACGCGCTCCATTTGGAACGTCACTGATCACGCATTAGAGCGGTTTCTAGAGGGGAAATCTGGAGAAACGCAAACATCATCCAAACAATAG
- a CDS encoding prephenate/arogenate dehydrogenase family protein, which translates to MSQIYDRVALIGLGLIASSMYWACKRDGLVGEVTGYAKSTETRDTARRIGLCDRVCDTIEEAVKDADLVVLCVPVGVMGDVAAQIAPHLKAGATVSDVGSVKRFVIDVVTPQLPAEVHFVPAHPLAGTEHSGPESGFAELFDNRWCLLVTDDQTDRTAADTLKSFWIAMGSNVEEMDADHHDLVLSVTSHTPHLIAYTMVGVADDLRRVSESEVIKYSASGFRDFTRIAASDPTMWRDVFLSNKDATLEILGRFTEELFALQRAIRQGDGAHLHDYFTRTRAIRRGIIEAGQDTDAPDFGRGAS; encoded by the coding sequence ATGAGCCAAATCTACGATCGTGTTGCTTTGATTGGTTTGGGTCTTATTGCTTCGTCGATGTATTGGGCATGCAAGCGAGATGGCTTGGTGGGTGAAGTTACGGGCTATGCCAAAAGCACAGAGACGCGTGATACGGCGCGCCGCATCGGGCTTTGTGATCGAGTTTGTGACACCATTGAAGAGGCCGTGAAAGATGCCGATCTGGTTGTCCTTTGTGTGCCTGTTGGCGTTATGGGGGATGTTGCGGCGCAAATTGCGCCGCATTTGAAAGCCGGTGCAACCGTTTCCGATGTTGGCTCTGTGAAGCGCTTTGTAATTGATGTTGTGACGCCCCAATTGCCGGCCGAGGTTCATTTTGTACCTGCGCATCCATTGGCTGGTACGGAACACTCTGGGCCGGAATCTGGTTTTGCAGAACTTTTTGACAATCGTTGGTGTTTGCTGGTCACTGACGATCAAACAGATCGGACCGCAGCCGACACGTTGAAGTCATTTTGGATCGCAATGGGGTCCAACGTTGAAGAAATGGATGCGGACCACCACGATCTTGTTTTGTCCGTCACCTCCCACACACCGCATTTGATTGCCTATACCATGGTTGGCGTCGCAGACGATTTGCGTCGGGTATCCGAAAGCGAAGTTATTAAATATTCTGCGTCAGGCTTTAGGGACTTCACCCGTATTGCTGCAAGCGATCCGACGATGTGGCGCGATGTATTTCTGTCAAACAAGGACGCAACGCTTGAAATTTTGGGCCGCTTTACCGAAGAATTGTTCGCTTTGCAGCGGGCTATTCGCCAGGGCGACGGGGCACATCTGCACGACTATTTTACGCGCACACGCGCGATACGTCGCGGCATTATCGAAGCAGGGCAAGACACGGATGCGCCTGATTTTGGTCGAGGCGCGTCTTAA
- the rpsD gene encoding 30S ribosomal protein S4: MTKRTSAKYKIDRRMGENIWGRPKSPVNRREYGPGQHGQRRKGKLSDFGIQLRAKQKLKGYYGDLTEKQFRRIYGEAERVKGDTGENLIGLLERRLDAVVYRAKFVATVFAARQFVNHGHVKVNGKKVNIPSYRVKEGDVIEVRDKSKQLAVLLEAVALPERDVPDYMDVDHSKMTATFVRTPGLTDVPYPVIMEPNLVVEFYAKN; this comes from the coding sequence GTGACTAAACGTACGTCTGCCAAGTATAAAATTGATCGCCGCATGGGCGAAAATATCTGGGGCCGTCCTAAATCCCCAGTTAACCGTCGCGAATATGGCCCCGGCCAGCACGGTCAGCGCCGTAAGGGCAAACTTTCCGATTTCGGTATTCAGTTGCGCGCCAAGCAAAAGCTGAAAGGTTACTACGGTGATCTGACCGAGAAGCAATTCCGCCGCATCTATGGCGAAGCTGAGCGTGTTAAAGGCGATACAGGTGAAAACCTGATCGGCCTGCTGGAACGCCGCTTGGACGCTGTTGTTTATCGCGCAAAATTTGTAGCTACTGTTTTTGCAGCGCGCCAGTTCGTGAACCACGGCCACGTCAAAGTGAACGGCAAAAAGGTAAACATCCCTTCTTACCGTGTTAAAGAAGGCGACGTTATCGAAGTGCGTGACAAGTCCAAGCAATTGGCTGTTCTGCTCGAAGCCGTTGCTTTGCCAGAGCGTGACGTTCCCGACTACATGGACGTAGATCACTCTAAGATGACAGCGACTTTCGTTCGTACGCCTGGTCTGACCGATGTGCCTTACCCGGTCATCATGGAACCAAACTTGGTTGTTGAATTCTACGCGAAGAACTAA